The DNA segment aaaaatcaatgtgaaaaaaaagtttgaaggacgttaaaaaatatagtagaaattcaaattattaatataatgtaaaataccttaaaataatgtcaaaaaCCTCTACAAAAGAGGTCTTTCTGTTCTCTTAAAAAACTACAAACTTGCAAAAATTCCTTTATCGATGTTTTATCtaaggaaattattaaatcaagcTTTTGGCAACGTAAATCAAATACTGCTTAaaccatattaaaatagacaaatttctaaaattttttagttaaatctaGAGTGCAAATAGCGGCTGCAAATACTTAATACGAAAACCTCAAATtacacacttttttatttacgctACTTTAACCACAGGCTAGACATGTCAAATTTATTGCTGAAATACAGATTGTGTAGAATCTATGAATATGTAATAATGAAGCACTGTCACAGATAAATATCTTCACCCTTCACTggtataaaaacatttgatcaagataaacatttaatccaacttaaattaaatgaccTATAATCGAAAGTTGAAGGCCTTGAAAAAAGCGATAAGTTGATCTAGAACAAAagtcaattttgttttaaaaggcaaaatttaagaaataaaaccactagatatttttttgtattgtatttcataaaacagcaaaatattcaaaaacgcTAACAATAATTGGTAATAAATAACGAGGAATCTTTGAGCACacttataaaacaattcttaaatcTAGAAGAAGTGATTACCACGCGTAGGCAAGACCGAGGCCGTTAGTGTAAGTCATGTGGGAAACTGCGGGTGCAGCAGAATAAGCCACTCCCAAAAGGCCACCAGCGAcctgaaacaataatttttttttcttcaaatagAAGTTAACATAGGTACCTAAAGCTGTTTACATTTgggatttaaaaatctattatttttcagtCAAAGtgcgtaataataataaaaaatacatatttaaaacacatcTAGGTATcaagttaaagaaaaaacttattcGACAACACACATCAACGGTTTGGAAAAGTTTGTTGTCATAGTAGTGTAATTATCAACTTACTCTAGCGGTTGCTAAAGGAGCAGCGACATGTGACACGACCGGGCTGGCAAAACCATGATAAGCTGGTGCCACCGCAAAACCAGGGTTGCTTACGCGAATATCAGCTTTACGAACACTCGAGAATGGTGTGTCAATTGCTTTGCTGTATGTCGATATCTAAAATaaaggatatatttttagacgtAGACTTTAAACAACAGACGAGAAAATCCTTTGgtgttttacaaataaacttttacgAGAATTGAACCATTGAAAATTGAATTCTTCCTgggaatattgtaaataccaaaacATGTTAGTTTTCCTCTTTCAAtctattaagataatataacgattttttaattatagaatctatatcaaacatttacattattaatttaaatttcaagagAAGGTTTAGTTATTATCACAGTTTTAGGAAAAACCGTACCcgctaattaatataaattaaaaagcttatACGCtcatttttataagatatagtTATACCTGACCCAAATTGAATGGGGACCGCAGAATATTGGAATGCTGAGTAGCAATTGCAGGTTGCGCGGGGTATGAACTGTATGGGTTCCAAGCCCCATATGCATACGGAGTTCCATAAGAAGCTGGTGCCAGAAGACCTCCGGCTTGAGCAGCCACCGCAAAGCAAGCAACAATCAGTAccttaaataatagaaaactttTACGTGTAtcacttttaagaattatagtAGAGTACAGACGACTgactttctttaaataattaatatttaaaaacaaaaacagctTTACAACGGgcatttattgctttttacattttcaactaaaattttagatttttatttctgtgaaAACTAgatttaacttatataatcAAAAGAACCACTATAACGTTTAATGAAtggtaaaaagtatttaatttgaaaagtattactattttatatgtaattttttaattatcttcgAATCTTCGAATGGGTTCCGTAAGCTATCCTCAAGACAAGTGGATAGAttatgttttacttaaatGTTATTGTCTAACAATATGCAGACATATACCTAATGGATGTTTTTAACTGGCGTATAAACGTGATACAACCTTTTAGTTTCCTATAGTATGATATCAAATTTCAACGGAATTAGTTAACATTTTCGATGAAAGCTTTCAGTCGTTCTCCCCAAAGACTTTTGTTatcaattattaacattatcatcataattaaattttatatataaataaataaataaataaagaataaaacatataatctTAAACTTTTCTCTATCGGTTTCAAAAAATACAACCAACAGTGTAAGTGTATATAACTGACAGCTAACAGGTAGGTACATAATTTCtaagacaatttatttaatttcttaccTTAGCAATCATGGTTGTTTCCTTTCACGCACTAGACTGATATGAATTTAAACGGTCAGTGTAACCCTTTTATAGTaggcttaatataaatacaaggAGCTTGTATAATAACTAGATACTCATATATTGTCTCACATTGTATGCGTGAGCTTAAGAAAAGCCTAGGTGTGGTAGAGCAAGGACACCTCATTGGGTCAAGACAAAACAGCATAGCATAGTGTGcaagataataaataacaataatatattatgaccTATATGTGTCATATATGCATTACTAACGATATTTGCACAAATTATATACTGGAAAATGTAATGGcattaatacatttcaatctagaactttcaataaaaacaccATACATTTTAgctgatttataaattactaaataaattatggagaatttattttgatcGGGATAATTGTctcttttataaatctaagaCATGAATCTTATTTCATGCGGTAAAAGTAGAGCAAATAGGAAAAGCATAACGATttctagatatttaattatatccgTCAAAGAAAACTTACGTATAAGTCtatcattaaataatgttgTGAGTTCAGTTGAGAGATCAGTTTATTAGTTTACCCAGTGTGAAAACGTAtagcgaattttaaataatgattaccATATTAATAACGATGTTGTCTTGTTTTACAACAACTAGCTCGCGGTGGTATTCTGCGAGTTTACAAAACAATAGTGCTGACGAATCATTGAAAGAAGTTCAAAACTTTTCTCCAATATTGACTATTGATCCAGAGCGATATAATTACATGAAGGAAAAGTTTAAAGAAGGGGACACAGAGATCAACTATAAGAATTCCGAGCATCGAAAACGCGAAGATCATAccgaaaatattaaacatcaaACTCAGCATACCTTTAAACCGAAAAGAAAGATTTCAAGTTGCAGGGAACCACCaagaagattaaaaaaattaaagacaaaATCACCAAGAGATAATCGTTTTCTAGATATATTCGAGGTTGTTGAATTTGATCATATCCCTTGTACATCTTCTAATGGATTGGAAGGATTATGCCTTCATGAATATGATTGCCAGAAGTCAGGTGGTACTAATATGGGAGTGTGTGCTGATGGCTATGGAACGTGTTGTATCGGTAAGGGTTACATGTGTAATTTATTgacagtaaattaattaataatggaaatttgaaaaacaaaaatgccGAATCGCAGTTATAAATGACTCAGTTCTGACAACTCTCtgaataatgttaaatttaaaaagtataactCAATGGAACCCCCTTTTCATAGTTAAAAGTAAACGTAAATATGCCGTATAGAaatgaaaagtaataaattttgccagtttttttactaattaacataattacagTATTAATTTTCGTGCCAATTCATGCTGCGCCCGGCCTGAAactttgacgttcataagtgtacattaagttacctagatgaataaatgattttgaatttaactttaaataaccaGTCACCAGAAATCGTGAGGTAAAAAATAGACTCTAATGTAAATACTTGTTAagattttatcataatttcaGTGCAATTCACATGCGAGAGTAGATCTGCATCTCCTAACGGGTGGTTTACTAATAGAGAGTTTCCCTTGCCAACCTTTGACAGATTATCGTGCACCATTACTTTGGAGAAAGCATGGCCAGAAGTTAAGCAAATAAGACTGGATTTCTTAACATTTGAAGTATGTATAGCCAGTTGATTGTATATACTGTCTCCGTGTTTTagcaaacaaattttaattgtttcagcAGAAGGGTATATGGCTAAAAGACCTATTAAGAGTTACAGGACATCAATAACATCtcataaactatatattatatgattcaGGATGCCTAAcaataatacacaaatacggaaatatacatacatatatgaaaactattttttttagttgttGCCTCCCAACTCTGGAAATTGTGAACAGGaccaatttataataacgGGACAAGATGTCAACAATGTTTTACCAATCCTATGCGGAATCAATACGGGCCAGCACGGTAtttcctatatttttataaaatttgcttTGACTTATAAAACTGCCTGATGGGTTGTCAATGggtgataaataatatctagTCCAAAGATTGttcaatgttaaatatatacctacattttattaatcagaaatttaatcatttctgaataatctttaataaatttactatcgTAAAGATTACgaaaataagaattttttttcgtaatctttatctatttattatattaaaaatatttatctattttatttattttaaccaaaGTAGAACAAGACAAATATGTTGTTATATAGAAACTTGTTAATAGGTTTTCCTCGTCATCTATTACTCAGGTCATGCCGCAAACAAACACACATTGTGTTATcacattaattacttaaatatatatgacacACAAAACACAACTCCTTGGTACAGCTGTTGTGATCACTGATCCAGTTTTCTTAATGCGCTCGTAGATTTTTAAACATCTCTTAGTATCTTCTTTATGTGTGAGTCTTTAACCTTACCTCAACCGAGACTTGTAacgataaatttttatgagcGTTAGTTTTGTGTTTTTCAAGAACCTGAAAGCAAATGttcattcttatattttttgcacGAATACCTATTCGTTTAcctatttgtttttagatttattgaGCAGTTTAAATAGACGCCCTGGGCACcctggatggtttagattcacaaatcagcccggcaaatggcgctgcagtcggtactttcatactttgttAATTATCGTAATCCCTGGAAATATCATGTGCGACAACGTCTATTGGGTCCGCTAGTATTGTAtagattttaacatatttttctgtttGCAGTCTATGTAGAAGTTGGAAATTCAGCAGGCCCTATCAATTTGTCGATCCAAACTGTCACACCTGAGAGTCGTATATTTGCTATAAAGGTATATCAACtgataataaaagtataaaaatattcatgtagATAGCTTAATGCACACTAATTGTCGTTACTATTATTGCCAGTTTTCAACTCCAAGCGTAGGACAGACGAGAAGTATTGGCCACTCTCCGTTAATCTTAAATcgccaatatatttttttacgaaatgaTTGTAAGCAACCAATATATCATGCTCCTCGTcacatgttatttatttaatgattgtaattaaaaatctaataaataaataagaaaaccgAACGTTTCACCTTTATCAGCAAGTGGCGAAATAGGAGCATACACTTACACTACCTACTGTGGGAAGAACACGGTAGCAATACGAACagtgtataaaaaaagtaaagatttatttgatGTGTCTAAGACATAAATTAAGGAACTCATTTGGTAAATTCTGAcacctttaaataaaaactcccACGATCAGCTAAGATAACATAacatagttattaatttttaatttaatcacaaTAATGTCTCCCCAGCTAAGAATTAATAAACTGTCTACATGGCCTTAATAATAGATATACCTAGATATAGGTATAGGTATACAAAATGCgcgttctttaaaaatttcaaaaaaagtaCAATCACGATTAAAATCCCCAACCttaagtacttaaataaaaatacgacgCACAAATGTATCTACAAACTTAACAGAAGATACACTCAATGACATGCAAATTTGATGATAAATTTTccttataatgttatatttactaaGGATACAAACATCAAGTCTGTATTACCTAAGTGTGACCTAATGCGGAAAATCTATTTTGGCAATAAATCCCACAGTAGAATAAATTCTCTTATCTCGACTGCCtgaaaaatcaatcaataatttaggGGCAATTGCTAAGACTGAAAATcagagaataaataaaattagacattttatattgttttttacattaattacttGATTTGTTCAGaaccattattaaatatttgttttgactgTTTAATtcgtaaattaatacataatatctaCCATCACtatgaatacataataatgGCATGATTATGaggcaataattaattactcttCTAATAAGAAGTTATCTTACTTACATCAACTCATTATTCGTGGgcgataaaaatgttatagatAATTTGATTGCCTATCTTTTTTAATTCCCTTTGTAGAATATACGTTGgcttttatctaaataatatgatGAATTCCCCTTTTTTCTAGATTACACAACTTTTGCCAAATAATGCCTTATCACCACCGTCTGGATGTCTCCAGTATTTCCAAGAAGAGCAGGGATATTTGGTATCTTTTAACTATCGGGACATTTCCGAAATATCGAATGGAAAAACATCATCTTATCTGGTAATTTAGTTaggtatattgtataaaaattacattttgtactattatgtaattttttagagCAATgctatttatcaatttatttgcagaataatctaaattatgtaatttgtatacaacGTCAACCGGGTTCTTGCAGTATCACTTATAAAAATGCTGGATACATGCAGATTGTAAATTACGATGGTGGTGAGTGgcatgtatttattattaaatgaaatttaataattttgtaaacaattgAACCAAGGCgttataatatcttaattatCTTTATCAGTAGCGGTTAAATTAATACCGGCGGAAAACCATTAAATTTACAGTTTTTGTACATAatctttaagaaaaatatatatgaatttgATAGTCCTTCCAGAGTTATAAATACTTTGCCTgccttattaatatatgtaattttagaaGGTCTTCCAATATTACCTCCAAGGCAAGCAGGAGTAGAAATCTTTAATTGTCCGTCAGACTGGCTGTTAATATCTGCAATACGACTTTGTGGAGAAAGATTAAATGATGGGTCTTCCATTCAAGACTTCTCTTTTGATGCACCAGTTACAG comes from the Pieris rapae chromosome 3, ilPieRapa1.1, whole genome shotgun sequence genome and includes:
- the LOC110993157 gene encoding uncharacterized protein LOC110993157; its protein translation is KSPRDNRFLDIFEVVEFDHIPCTSSNGLEGLCLHEYDCQKSGGTNMGVCADGYGTCCIVQFTCESRSASPNGWFTNREFPLPTFDRLSCTITLEKAWPEVKQIRLDFLTFELLPPNSGNCEQDQFIITGQDVNNVLPILCGINTGQHVYVEVGNSAGPINLSIQTVTPESRIFAIKITQLLPNNALSPPSGCLQYFQEEQGYLVSFNYRDISEISNGKTSSYLNNLNYVICIQRQPGSCSITYKNAGYMQIVNYDGEGLPILPPRQAGVEIFNCPSDWLLISAIRLCGERLNDGSSIQDFSFDAPVTDSAVGPIMVLFRSDSVYTGRGFKLHYQQNLCLNAS
- the LOC110993166 gene encoding pupal cuticle protein C1B; translation: MIAKVLIVACFAVAAQAGGLLAPASYGTPYAYGAWNPYSSYPAQPAIATQHSNILRSPFNLGQISTYSKAIDTPFSSVRKADIRVSNPGFAVAPAYHGFASPVVSHVAAPLATARVAGGLLGVAYSAAPAVSHMTYTNGLGLAYAW